From a single Accipiter gentilis chromosome 8, bAccGen1.1, whole genome shotgun sequence genomic region:
- the FEM1A gene encoding protein fem-1 homolog A, producing MDLRTAVYNAARDGKLKLLQKLLGSRSREELEALTAGPGGGDGPGGGSTPLLIAARHGHLEVVEYLLDHCGARVEEGGSVNFDGETIEGAPPLWAASAAGHLGVVRSLLDHGASVNQTTLTNSTPLRAACFDGHLEIVRYLVGERGADLEVANRHGHTCLMISCYKGHREIARYLLEKGADVNRRSVKGNTALHDCAESGSLEILQLLLRSKARMEKDGYGMTPLLAASVTGHTNIVEYLIQGGLQQEEEEVAGNQNGTCASGGSHQRCCSAGKEAPQGCSEEGCERCCASASSQDEQQVPNVFCTREAAVEALELLGATFVDKKRDLLGAHKYWRRAMELRCEGGQYLPKPEPRQLVLAYDYSREVSSLEELEALITDPDEMRMQALLIRERILGPSHPDTSYYIRYRGAVYADSGNFERCINLWKYALDMQQGNLEPLSPMTASSFLSFAELFSYVLQDRSKGTLATHLGFSDLMGVLSKGVREVERALVHGKDPVVDSAQFTKTLAIILHLVFLLEKVECTPEQEHQKRQTIYRLLKCSPRAKNGFTPLHMAVDKDTTTVGRYPVGKFPSLHVVNLLLECGADPDSRDYDNNTPLHVAARNNCPLIMSALMEAGAHMDATNAFKQTAYELLDEKLLTKSMMQPFNYITLQCLAARALDKHKIPYKGFIPEELEAFIELH from the coding sequence ATGGACCTGCGCACGGCTGTGTACAACGCAGCCCGCGATGGGAagctgaagctgctgcagaagctgctgggCAGCCGGAGCCGGGAGGAACTGGAGGCGCTGACGGCAGGGCCCGGCGGGGGTGACGGCCCCGGGGGAGGGAGCACCCCGCTGCTGATTGCCGCCCGGCACGGGCACTTGGAGGTGGTGGAGTATCTGCTGGATCACTGCGGTGCCCGTGTGGAGGAGGGGGGCTCAGTCAACTTCGATGGGGAGACCATCGAGGGTGCCCCACCGCTCTGGGCGGCATCTGCCGCCGGGCACTTGGGGGTGGTGCGCAGCCTCCTGGATCACGGCGCCTCGGTGAACCAGACCACGCTGACCAACTCCACGCCGCTGCGGGCTGCttgctttgatgggcacctggagATCGTGCGCTACTTAGTCGGGGAGCGTGGGGCTGACCTGGAAGTAGCCAACCGGCACGGACACACTTGTTTGATGATTTCTTGCTACAAAGGGCACCGGGAGATTGCACGTTACTTGCTAGAGAAAGGGGCTGATGTCAACCGCCGGAGTGTGAAGGGGAACACGGCCCTGCATGACTGCGCTGAGTCCGGCAGCCTGGAGATCTTGCAGCTACTGCTCCGCTCCAAAGCCCGCATGGAGAAAGACGGCTACGGCATGACTCCTCTGCTAGCTGCCAGTGTCACCGGTCACACCAACATTGTGGAGTACCTCATCCAAGgagggctgcagcaggaggaggaggaggttgctgGGAACCAAAATGGGACCTGTGCATCAGGTGGGAGCCATCAGAGGTGCTGCAGTGCTGGCAAGGAAGCTCCTCAGGGCTGCAGTGAAGAGGGGTGTGAGAGATGTTGTGCCTCGGCTTCCAGTCAGGATGAGCAGCAGGTCCCTAATGTGTTCTGCACTCGAGAGGCTGCTGTGGAAGCACTGGAGTTGCTGGGTGCTACATTTGTGGATAAGAAACGTGACCTTTTGGGAGCCCACAAGTACTGGCGAAGGGCGATGGAGCTTCGGTGTGAGGGCGGGCAATACCTGCCTAAACCTGAGCCCCGGCAGCTGGTGTTGGCCTATGACTATTCCCGGGAAGTGAGTTCGCTGGAGGAACTGGAAGCCTTGATTACTGATCCAGATGAGATGCGCATGCAGGCGCTGCTGATTAGAGAGCGCATCTTGGGTCCTTCCCACCCAGACACTTCCTATTACATCCGTTACCGAGGAGCAGTCTATGCTGACTCTGGCAACTTCGAACGCTGCATTAACCTGTGGAAGTATGCTCTGGACATGCAGCAAGGCAACCTGGAGCCTCTCAGCCCGATGACTGCCAgcagtttcctttcctttgctgaGCTTTTCTCTTACGTGCTTCAGGACCGCTCCAAAGGCACTTTAGCTACCCACTTGGGCTTCTCTGACCTCATGGGAGTACTGAGCAAAGGGGTCCGGGAGGTGGAGAGGGCTCTTGTGCATGGCAAGGACCCTGTAGTTGACTCAGCACAGTTCACCAAGACACTGGCCATTATCCTCCACCTGGTCTTCTTGCTGGAGAAGGTGGAGTGCACCCCAGAGCAGGAACACCAGAAGCGCCAGACTATCTACCGCCTGCTGAAGTGCAGCCCCCGGGCCAAGAATGGCTTCACTCCTTTGCATATGGCTGTGGACAAAGATACCACAACAGTGGGACGTTATCCCGTGGGCAAGTTCCCATCGCTCCACGTTGTGAACTTGCTTCTGGAGTGTGGGGCTGACCCAGATAGCCGTGACTATGACAACAACACCCCGCTGCATGTCGCTGCCCGCAACAACTGCCCGCTGATCATGAGTGCCCTGATGGAGGCTGGAGCCCATATGGACGCCACTAATGCCTTCAAGCAGACTGCTTATGAGCTGCTGGATGAGAAGCTGCTCACCAAGAGCATGATGCAGCCCTTCAATTACATCACCCTCCAGTGCCTTGCTGCTCGCGCCCTGGACAAGCACAAGATTCCCTACAAGGGTTTCATCCCCGAGGAGCTGGAAGCCTTCATTGAACTGCACTAG